A window of the Streptomyces sp. NBC_00250 genome harbors these coding sequences:
- a CDS encoding FAD-dependent oxidoreductase yields MPRPLRVAIVGAGPAGIYAADALLKSEAAAEPGVSIDLFERMPAPFGLIRYGVAPDHPRIKGIVNALHQVLDKPQVRLFGNIDYGTDIHLDDLRAFYDAVIFSTGAMADRPLSIPGVELDGSYGAADFASWYDGHPDVPRTWPLEAEKVAVLGVGNVALDIARILAKTGDELLPTEIPANVYDGLKANKAVEIHVFGRRGPAQAKFSPMELRELDHSPTIEVIVNPEDIDYDDGSIAERRKNKQTDMVAKTLENWAIRDVGDRPHKLFLHFFESPVEILGEDGQVVGLRTERTELDGTGNVKGTGQTTDWDVQAVYRAVGYLSDELPKLPWDAVSGTVPDEGGRVIEETGEHMASTYCTGWIRRGPVGLIGHTKGDANETVANLLDDFANGRLLTPDTPETDAVVSFLEGKGLTYTTWEGWYALDAAEKALGEPQGRERIKIVEREDMLRASGAIE; encoded by the coding sequence ATGCCCCGCCCCCTCCGGGTCGCGATCGTCGGCGCCGGCCCCGCCGGAATCTACGCCGCCGATGCGCTGCTGAAGTCCGAGGCCGCCGCCGAGCCGGGTGTGTCCATCGACCTCTTCGAGCGGATGCCCGCCCCCTTCGGCCTCATCCGTTACGGCGTCGCCCCCGACCACCCGCGCATCAAGGGCATCGTCAACGCCCTCCACCAGGTCCTCGACAAGCCGCAGGTCCGCCTCTTCGGCAACATCGACTACGGCACCGACATACACCTCGACGACCTGCGCGCCTTCTACGACGCCGTGATCTTCTCGACCGGCGCCATGGCCGACCGCCCGCTGAGCATCCCCGGTGTCGAGCTGGACGGCTCGTACGGCGCCGCCGACTTCGCCTCCTGGTACGACGGCCACCCGGACGTCCCGCGCACCTGGCCGCTCGAAGCGGAGAAGGTCGCCGTCCTCGGCGTCGGCAACGTGGCCCTCGACATCGCCCGCATCCTCGCCAAGACCGGCGACGAGCTGCTGCCGACCGAGATCCCGGCGAACGTCTACGACGGCCTCAAGGCCAACAAGGCCGTCGAGATCCACGTCTTCGGACGCCGCGGCCCGGCCCAGGCCAAGTTCAGCCCCATGGAGCTGCGCGAGCTGGACCACTCGCCCACCATCGAGGTCATCGTCAACCCCGAGGACATCGACTACGACGACGGCTCGATCGCCGAGCGGCGCAAGAACAAGCAGACCGACATGGTCGCCAAGACTCTGGAGAACTGGGCGATCCGCGACGTCGGCGACCGCCCGCACAAGCTCTTCCTGCACTTCTTCGAGTCGCCCGTCGAGATCCTCGGCGAGGACGGCCAGGTCGTCGGCCTGCGCACCGAGCGCACCGAGCTGGACGGCACGGGCAACGTCAAGGGCACCGGCCAGACCACCGACTGGGACGTCCAGGCCGTCTACCGCGCCGTCGGCTACCTCTCCGACGAGCTGCCCAAGCTGCCCTGGGACGCCGTCAGCGGCACCGTCCCGGACGAGGGCGGCCGGGTCATCGAGGAGACCGGCGAGCACATGGCCTCCACGTACTGCACCGGCTGGATCCGCCGCGGCCCCGTCGGCCTCATCGGCCACACCAAGGGCGACGCCAACGAGACCGTGGCGAACCTCCTGGACGACTTCGCCAACGGGCGCCTGCTCACCCCCGACACCCCGGAGACGGACGCGGTCGTGTCCTTCCTGGAGGGCAAGGGCCTCACGTACACCACGTGGGAGGGCTGGTACGCCCTGGACGCCGCCGAGAAGGCGCTCGGCGAGCCGCAGGGCCGCGAGCGCATCAAGATCGTCGAGCGCGAGGACATGCTGCGCGCGAGCGGCGCCATCGAGTAA
- a CDS encoding DUF397 domain-containing protein, with protein MPEYGLTDSHWFKSSYSDGDGGDCIEVSHDVPGVVPVRDSKNPTGPALLVPAAAWTAFVAGIKR; from the coding sequence ATGCCCGAGTACGGCCTGACCGACAGCCACTGGTTCAAGAGCTCCTACAGCGACGGCGACGGCGGCGACTGCATCGAGGTCTCGCACGACGTCCCCGGTGTCGTCCCCGTCCGCGACAGCAAGAACCCCACCGGCCCCGCCCTCCTCGTCCCCGCCGCCGCGTGGACCGCGTTCGTCGCCGGCATCAAGAGATGA